The following coding sequences lie in one Candidatus Planktophila sulfonica genomic window:
- a CDS encoding aminopeptidase P family protein, with protein sequence MNNENADVTTDKPKRIHDQAPSELFSNFMKSGWAPSDLSNIEPLEVVTYAYSRRQVLSAAYKGIRLVLPAGGFKVRANDSDYNYRPHSAYVYYSGVQGADATADAVLVLEPSGDSHITYLYMNPRSTRDTDAFYRDAKYGELWVGRRFTLDEAQARYQINTRHLNELEALLADGKETLTLRNVDPAVDPKVKKHDREDEFATFVSEQRLCKDEYELREMQAAVDATALGFNDVIHAMPAAVETPRGERVLDGAFYGRARILGNDLGYNTIVGAGSHACVLHWIRNDGDVRRGELVLVDAGVEVESFYTADITRTLPVDGKFSPAQRALYMLVYESQLAGFAAIKPGVLFSEINKACQEVLAKGLADMGVLTVSAEESMKPEIGLHRRWTLHGVSHHLGLDVHDCAQARKEQYLDAPLREGMVLTVEPGLYIQPDDELFAPEYRGIGIRIEDDVVVTADGCRNISENIPRHPDEIEKWMQGILGK encoded by the coding sequence ATGAATAACGAAAATGCAGACGTTACGACAGATAAGCCAAAGCGTATTCACGACCAAGCGCCATCAGAGCTCTTCTCGAACTTCATGAAGTCAGGATGGGCGCCATCTGATCTGAGCAACATCGAACCTCTCGAAGTTGTTACATATGCATACTCTCGCCGCCAGGTTTTATCTGCGGCATACAAGGGAATTCGTCTCGTTCTCCCGGCTGGCGGATTTAAAGTTCGCGCCAACGACTCTGATTACAACTACCGTCCTCACAGCGCTTACGTTTATTACAGCGGCGTACAAGGCGCAGATGCTACAGCCGACGCGGTTCTCGTTCTCGAGCCATCTGGTGATTCACACATTACCTATCTCTATATGAACCCTCGCTCTACTCGCGATACCGATGCTTTCTATCGCGATGCAAAGTACGGCGAACTCTGGGTTGGCCGTCGCTTCACACTGGATGAAGCTCAGGCTCGCTACCAAATCAATACTCGTCATCTCAATGAGCTTGAAGCGCTCTTGGCTGATGGAAAAGAGACGCTCACTCTTCGCAACGTAGATCCTGCAGTGGACCCAAAGGTTAAGAAGCACGATCGCGAAGATGAATTCGCAACTTTCGTATCAGAACAGCGCCTCTGTAAGGATGAATACGAACTTCGCGAGATGCAGGCGGCAGTTGATGCAACCGCACTCGGATTTAACGATGTCATCCATGCAATGCCGGCAGCTGTTGAAACCCCCCGTGGTGAACGCGTTCTTGATGGTGCTTTCTATGGTCGCGCACGAATCTTGGGCAATGATCTTGGCTACAACACCATTGTTGGCGCAGGATCACACGCATGTGTATTGCACTGGATCCGCAACGATGGAGATGTTCGTCGCGGCGAACTAGTACTTGTCGATGCTGGCGTTGAAGTTGAATCCTTCTACACCGCAGATATCACTCGCACTTTGCCCGTTGATGGAAAGTTCTCACCTGCTCAAAGAGCGCTTTATATGCTGGTTTATGAGTCTCAATTAGCTGGCTTTGCTGCCATTAAGCCAGGGGTTCTCTTCTCTGAGATCAACAAGGCGTGCCAAGAAGTATTAGCTAAGGGCTTGGCAGATATGGGAGTACTGACAGTTTCGGCAGAAGAATCAATGAAGCCTGAAATCGGATTGCATCGCCGTTGGACTTTGCACGGAGTAAGCCATCACTTAGGTCTTGATGTTCACGACTGCGCACAAGCTCGTAAGGAGCAGTATCTCGATGCGCCTCTTCGCGAAGGAATGGTTCTGACCGTCGAACCAGGTCTTTACATCCAACCTGATGATGAACTCTTCGCTCCGGAGTACAGAGGTATTGGTATTCGAATTGAAGACGATGTTGTTGTTACCGCAGATGGTTGCCGCAATATCTCTGAGAATATTCCGCGTCATCCTGACGAAATCGAAAAGTGGATGCAGGGGATTTTAGGTAAGTAG
- a CDS encoding proline dehydrogenase family protein: MPSIFETDAALDKLATTAITRTKELMEQSDKLRDRREKANRKRVARLFKDPKAIEATITLTDEVMRISSVKSSSRIFRRAAKKASITGFGPLNGIGLHAIGIISNVLPTPVVAAVHQRVRALSKDLILASEAEKLSKHLGKRTEKGISLNINVLGEAVLGDHEAELRFQSILEMMRRPEVNYISVKLSSIVAQLIIIDVEGSITRVSEKMRILYREAIQHGVFVNLDMEEYRDLPMTVAAFMRVLDEPEFKSMKAGIVLQAYLPESHKFFAQLVDWAKARYARSGGTIKVRLVKGANLAMERAEAELHGWSSAPYRSKSDVDASYVRLVDAALRPEHSKAVRIGIASHNLFHMTWALEVAKSRGVVDQIDIEMLEGMANAEALAVTRAGQPVLLYAPVTRKDDFAAAVAYLVRRLDENTSDENYLKAAFEISKNPAKFKEQEERFLKSIAERHTITTESLRHIEHAMTTGTTFENERNADPTEPEFIAAVSNAIKKVRAIKDQEIPLVINGKEIFTKEQEEGTDPSDNGKVWYHYSVGSAKDVDTAIETAKKAQDKWSGLTIEERTAILFKAAEVMQKATTETIAVMSRDAGKTVAEADPEVAEAIDFARFYATTAQNFGESTPLGTILVVPPWNFPYAIPMGGVCAALAAGNTVILKPAPETVATAWEIVSHLWAGGVPQDVLQFLPMRDDENGKYLVTNPGMDGLILTGSFDTAALFTSWRPEINLMAETSGKNAVLISACADIDAAVKDLVQSAFGHAGQKCSAASIAIVDTHIYNDPAFVRQLKDAVESLHVGAGWDFSTTVGPIIRPSENALTRALTQLDAGETWLVEPKQLDDAGLMWRPGVKLGVQAKSWSHRNEWFGPVLAVIEAPDFDTAINWQNETDFGLTAGIQSLDEKECEEWINRIEAGNLYVNRGITGAIVNRQPFGGWKRSAVGPNAKAGGLNYVNTLRNWPRVTNLEAAIYGVNTWWAKVGSQAIDRSGLIVEKNFQRYRRYLAPIVVVVDESTTQAEKSLIHHIAETTGANVIFTTDLGDVKEKYSRVRWLASSKPPILEEMDNGISVDHRPIAQRGDIETPRWLLEQSVAITYHRYGNPNGGPKPACSGLK, from the coding sequence ATGCCTTCAATCTTTGAGACAGATGCAGCGCTCGACAAGCTCGCAACAACAGCCATTACTCGCACCAAAGAGTTAATGGAGCAGTCAGATAAGTTGCGTGACCGCCGCGAGAAAGCTAACCGCAAGCGCGTTGCCCGCCTCTTTAAAGATCCAAAGGCAATCGAGGCAACAATTACTTTGACTGATGAAGTTATGCGTATTTCTTCAGTTAAATCTTCTTCACGCATCTTCCGTCGCGCAGCCAAGAAAGCGAGCATCACCGGCTTCGGTCCACTTAATGGAATTGGTCTTCATGCAATCGGAATTATTTCGAATGTACTGCCAACTCCTGTAGTTGCAGCTGTCCACCAGCGCGTGCGTGCACTTTCTAAAGATTTAATCCTTGCTTCTGAAGCAGAGAAACTTTCGAAGCATCTTGGCAAGCGCACCGAAAAAGGAATTTCACTCAACATCAACGTATTAGGTGAAGCTGTTCTTGGTGACCACGAAGCAGAACTTCGCTTCCAATCTATTCTCGAAATGATGCGCCGCCCTGAAGTTAATTACATTTCGGTAAAGCTTTCATCCATTGTTGCTCAGCTCATCATCATTGATGTCGAAGGTTCAATTACTCGAGTCTCTGAAAAGATGCGCATTCTCTATCGTGAAGCAATCCAGCACGGTGTATTCGTAAACCTGGATATGGAGGAGTACCGCGATCTTCCAATGACAGTGGCCGCTTTTATGCGCGTGCTTGATGAACCGGAATTTAAATCTATGAAGGCCGGAATCGTTCTACAGGCGTACCTTCCCGAATCCCATAAGTTCTTTGCTCAGCTGGTTGATTGGGCAAAGGCGCGTTATGCGCGCAGCGGAGGCACCATCAAGGTTCGCCTCGTTAAGGGTGCAAACCTTGCGATGGAGCGCGCAGAAGCCGAACTTCATGGCTGGAGCTCTGCCCCATATCGCTCAAAGTCAGATGTAGACGCCTCTTATGTGCGTCTCGTAGATGCCGCACTTCGCCCAGAACATTCAAAGGCCGTGCGAATCGGTATCGCTTCACACAACTTATTCCACATGACATGGGCACTTGAAGTCGCGAAGTCTCGTGGAGTTGTTGATCAGATTGATATTGAAATGCTGGAAGGTATGGCAAATGCCGAAGCACTCGCTGTTACTCGTGCAGGTCAACCAGTTCTTTTGTATGCGCCAGTAACTCGTAAGGATGATTTCGCTGCAGCGGTTGCATATCTTGTGCGTCGTCTTGATGAAAATACATCAGATGAGAACTACTTAAAGGCAGCATTTGAAATCTCAAAGAACCCTGCAAAGTTTAAAGAGCAGGAAGAGCGCTTCCTTAAGTCAATTGCAGAGCGCCACACAATTACTACTGAATCGCTGCGCCACATTGAACATGCGATGACAACCGGCACCACATTTGAAAATGAGCGCAACGCTGATCCAACTGAGCCTGAATTTATCGCGGCTGTCTCAAATGCAATCAAGAAGGTTCGCGCCATCAAGGACCAAGAGATTCCATTGGTCATTAACGGCAAAGAGATTTTCACTAAAGAACAAGAAGAAGGGACTGATCCTTCGGATAATGGCAAGGTTTGGTATCACTACTCAGTTGGTTCCGCTAAAGATGTAGATACCGCAATTGAAACTGCAAAGAAAGCTCAGGACAAGTGGAGCGGTTTAACAATCGAAGAGCGCACTGCAATTCTCTTTAAAGCTGCTGAGGTAATGCAGAAAGCAACTACCGAAACCATCGCAGTCATGTCACGCGATGCCGGAAAGACAGTGGCAGAAGCTGATCCAGAAGTTGCTGAAGCGATCGACTTTGCACGCTTCTACGCAACAACAGCACAGAACTTCGGTGAATCAACGCCTCTTGGAACCATTCTTGTTGTTCCACCATGGAACTTCCCTTATGCAATTCCAATGGGTGGAGTCTGCGCCGCACTTGCGGCTGGCAACACGGTGATCTTGAAACCAGCGCCAGAGACTGTTGCTACAGCCTGGGAGATCGTCAGCCACCTATGGGCAGGCGGAGTTCCTCAGGATGTATTGCAGTTCTTGCCTATGCGCGATGATGAGAATGGAAAGTATCTCGTGACCAACCCAGGCATGGATGGTCTGATTCTGACTGGCTCATTCGATACTGCAGCGCTCTTTACTTCATGGCGCCCAGAGATCAATTTGATGGCAGAAACTAGCGGAAAGAATGCTGTTCTTATCTCGGCGTGCGCAGATATCGATGCTGCAGTTAAGGACCTCGTTCAATCAGCATTTGGCCACGCAGGACAGAAATGTTCAGCAGCTTCAATTGCAATCGTTGATACCCATATCTACAACGACCCGGCATTCGTTCGCCAGCTCAAAGATGCTGTCGAATCACTTCATGTTGGAGCAGGGTGGGATTTCTCAACAACTGTTGGACCAATCATTCGTCCATCCGAGAATGCACTCACTCGCGCACTCACACAACTTGATGCCGGTGAAACATGGTTGGTTGAACCAAAGCAACTCGATGATGCAGGTTTGATGTGGCGTCCAGGTGTAAAGCTTGGTGTGCAGGCTAAGTCTTGGTCACATCGCAACGAATGGTTTGGTCCAGTTCTTGCGGTAATCGAAGCACCTGATTTCGATACAGCGATCAATTGGCAGAACGAAACAGATTTCGGTCTTACTGCAGGCATTCAATCTCTCGACGAAAAAGAGTGCGAAGAGTGGATCAATCGCATTGAAGCAGGAAACCTTTACGTAAACCGCGGAATCACTGGCGCAATTGTTAACCGCCAGCCATTTGGTGGTTGGAAGCGTTCCGCAGTTGGCCCCAATGCAAAAGCAGGCGGACTTAACTACGTAAACACACTTCGCAACTGGCCGCGAGTTACAAACCTCGAAGCAGCTATCTACGGCGTTAATACGTGGTGGGCAAAGGTTGGGTCACAAGCGATTGATCGCAGCGGCCTAATTGTTGAGAAGAACTTCCAGCGCTATCGCCGTTATTTGGCGCCTATTGTGGTTGTTGTAGATGAATCAACTACTCAGGCCGAAAAGTCACTTATTCACCACATCGCCGAGACAACGGGTGCAAATGTCATCTTCACAACCGACCTTGGTGATGTTAAAGAAAAGTACTCACGCGTTCGCTGGCTTGCATCAAGTAAGCCACCGATCCTTGAAGAGATGGATAACGGAATCTCAGTCGACCATCGTCCTATTGCACAACGTGGAGATATCGAAACTCCGCGCTGGTTGCTCGAACAGTCCGTTGCGATTACATATCACCGCTACGGAAATCCAAACGGTGGACCAAAGCCAGCCTGCAGCGGTTTGAAATAA
- a CDS encoding alkaline phosphatase PhoX: MILKKTFAVIAAGAAVISLSAASWPTDKPIYVISKSPAVSITPIATTGDVISGTIVRGIPDGMGAYSNGKGGFTLLSVHEVSTTDKLSALSASTEKNWGTSITKFNYSPSAKTITSAENLIKEIQYWNYKTGSYSATPIGGEPTGIAAGTFGYGISRFCSASYTAAGAFIYNGVGYAGGLFTTGEETGDSSRAFAFDVDGNGWQLPRLGMTSFENAIPSAKPGVNTVVMANEDGSASDSQVYMYLGKKQSTGSTVEKAGLTNGDLYVLNVPTAASDNVFRTTYAKSTPVAAEFKKIDWNQGVVEYAKSARDAGTEFARVEDGEFDPNNPNVYYFLTTESNKDPVATKENPALPGVSRDGGALWRFTFKDVQNPLLGGNLELLLNGGEDLYLSKPDNMTITKNGVVLIQEDPGNNTALARVVAYRIKDAKMAVVAQVDPQYFTTTGAKFMTQDEELSGIIEVTEFLAKSGDTNTYLAFNAQIHTLGGVTSVDAGAKALQPARPDLAKRSASKKAMLNKGAIEGGQYYVMTITDWNTVFAS; encoded by the coding sequence ATGATTTTGAAGAAGACTTTCGCTGTAATCGCAGCGGGCGCAGCAGTAATTTCACTGTCTGCAGCTTCATGGCCAACAGATAAGCCAATTTACGTTATTTCAAAGAGCCCAGCAGTATCGATTACACCAATCGCTACAACAGGCGATGTAATCTCCGGAACAATCGTTCGCGGTATTCCAGACGGAATGGGTGCATACTCAAACGGCAAGGGCGGTTTCACACTGCTCTCAGTTCACGAAGTATCTACAACAGACAAGCTTTCAGCACTCAGCGCTTCTACAGAGAAGAACTGGGGAACATCAATCACCAAGTTCAACTACAGCCCATCAGCAAAGACGATTACATCTGCTGAGAACTTGATCAAAGAAATTCAGTACTGGAACTACAAGACAGGCTCATACTCAGCTACACCAATTGGTGGAGAACCAACAGGTATCGCAGCAGGAACATTCGGATACGGCATCAGCCGATTCTGCTCAGCCTCTTACACAGCAGCTGGCGCATTCATCTATAACGGTGTCGGCTATGCAGGCGGCCTCTTCACAACTGGTGAAGAAACTGGCGATTCATCTCGCGCATTCGCATTCGATGTTGATGGCAACGGATGGCAGCTTCCACGTCTTGGAATGACTTCTTTCGAGAATGCAATCCCAAGCGCAAAGCCAGGAGTGAACACAGTTGTTATGGCAAACGAAGATGGATCTGCATCAGATAGCCAGGTTTACATGTACCTCGGCAAGAAGCAGAGCACAGGTTCAACAGTTGAAAAGGCAGGCCTTACAAATGGTGACCTTTACGTCCTTAACGTTCCAACCGCTGCTTCAGATAACGTCTTCCGCACAACTTATGCAAAGTCAACACCAGTTGCTGCAGAGTTTAAGAAGATTGACTGGAACCAGGGAGTTGTTGAATACGCCAAGAGCGCACGTGATGCAGGAACAGAATTCGCTCGTGTTGAAGATGGCGAATTCGATCCAAACAATCCAAACGTTTATTACTTCCTTACAACTGAATCAAATAAGGATCCAGTTGCAACAAAAGAGAACCCAGCACTTCCAGGCGTCTCACGCGATGGTGGAGCTCTATGGCGCTTCACATTTAAGGATGTTCAGAACCCACTTCTAGGTGGAAATCTTGAGCTTCTCCTCAACGGTGGCGAAGATCTATACCTTTCAAAGCCTGACAACATGACCATCACGAAGAATGGTGTAGTCCTTATTCAGGAAGATCCAGGTAATAACACAGCACTGGCTCGTGTCGTTGCTTACCGCATTAAGGATGCAAAGATGGCTGTGGTTGCACAAGTTGATCCACAGTACTTCACGACTACAGGTGCAAAGTTTATGACTCAGGATGAAGAATTGTCCGGAATTATTGAGGTCACTGAGTTCCTTGCTAAGAGTGGAGATACAAATACTTATCTTGCATTCAATGCTCAGATTCACACACTCGGCGGAGTTACATCTGTCGATGCAGGCGCCAAGGCGCTTCAGCCAGCACGCCCAGATTTAGCAAAGCGTTCTGCATCTAAGAAGGCGATGCTCAATAAGGGTGCAATCGAAGGTGGTCAGTACTACGTAATGACTATCACTGATTGGAATACCGTTTTTGCTTCATAG
- a CDS encoding FAD-dependent oxidoreductase: MPQYKVAIVGAGPAGYFAAQALQNLQTEELQFSIDMIERLPTPWGLVRSGVAPDHPKIKTVAKVFEKVANEPNFRLFANVELGSDLTIEQLKEKYDAVVIATGSALGKKLGIPGEDLPGSMSAATFVPWYNAHPDFKDESIDLSTDTAVVIGAGNVAMDVARMLALEPSELDPTDTADHAIDALKQSAVRNVIISARRGPEHAAFTSPELRELPKLEHTNVVMEKADIDAALVRAGDAPEKDVKSNLDAMLLISEKEATSHERTMKFQFLATPLEIKGDDRVEEVVFQKTGSDETFSVKCGLVITAIGYEAASLEGIPYEKGKVVNTDGRVNENVYVVGWAKRGPSGVIGTNKSDAADVMKLLVEDLGTPKNSGDVTDVITHNSVVTQQHWQAINEAEVAAGEPVGKPRRKSVAREDLLKHAGL; encoded by the coding sequence ATGCCTCAATACAAAGTAGCAATCGTCGGTGCAGGACCAGCCGGTTACTTTGCGGCGCAAGCGTTACAGAATCTTCAGACCGAGGAACTGCAATTCTCCATCGACATGATTGAACGCCTTCCAACTCCTTGGGGCTTAGTTCGTAGCGGTGTTGCACCGGATCATCCAAAGATTAAGACGGTCGCAAAAGTATTTGAAAAAGTTGCGAATGAACCTAACTTCAGACTCTTTGCCAACGTTGAACTTGGTAGCGACTTAACTATTGAGCAACTGAAAGAGAAGTACGACGCAGTCGTTATTGCAACTGGTTCTGCTCTCGGTAAGAAGCTTGGAATTCCGGGTGAGGATCTTCCTGGGTCTATGTCTGCAGCGACTTTTGTGCCTTGGTATAACGCACACCCAGATTTCAAAGATGAATCAATTGATTTAAGTACAGATACAGCAGTTGTTATTGGTGCTGGAAACGTTGCTATGGACGTCGCTCGCATGTTGGCACTTGAACCGAGTGAACTAGATCCAACAGATACGGCCGATCACGCCATTGATGCGCTGAAGCAGAGCGCAGTTCGCAACGTCATTATCAGCGCACGCCGTGGACCTGAGCATGCGGCATTTACTTCCCCTGAACTACGCGAACTGCCAAAGCTAGAACACACCAACGTTGTGATGGAGAAGGCAGATATTGATGCTGCACTTGTGCGTGCAGGAGATGCTCCGGAAAAAGATGTGAAGAGCAATCTCGATGCGATGCTCCTTATCTCTGAAAAGGAAGCCACCAGCCACGAACGTACGATGAAGTTCCAGTTCTTGGCCACACCTTTAGAAATTAAGGGCGATGACCGCGTTGAAGAGGTTGTATTCCAGAAGACCGGAAGCGATGAGACATTTAGCGTTAAGTGCGGATTAGTCATTACAGCTATTGGCTATGAGGCTGCATCCCTTGAAGGTATTCCTTATGAAAAGGGCAAGGTCGTCAATACCGATGGCCGAGTAAATGAAAATGTCTATGTGGTTGGTTGGGCAAAGCGCGGACCTTCAGGGGTTATCGGCACAAATAAGTCAGATGCAGCCGATGTTATGAAGCTTCTGGTTGAAGATCTTGGAACGCCTAAGAACTCAGGTGATGTCACTGATGTAATTACACATAACAGTGTTGTAACTCAGCAGCATTGGCAGGCAATTAATGAAGCTGAAGTAGCTGCGGGTGAACCAGTTGGAAAGCCGCGTCGTAAATCAGTTGCGCGTGAAGATTTGTTGAAGCACGCAGGGCTCTAG
- a CDS encoding bifunctional metallophosphatase/5'-nucleotidase translates to MKPSTIFKSAFSFLLASALVAATGLAMAPSAHSATYSLPNSPTAVTSYLGSSGVVVRWTPGADVEPGVTGFVVSAGAGSCPIFVPVKANNVVTMPVVIGQPAGTPVVQAVNEYGFSQPKASTKSYTAAQLATVASPTNKAVQVLQLSDLHGAIEVGTSFGAALLASNWEADRKANVATIALSSGDNIGAAPPISTEFEEVPTIETLNAIKLDVSIPGNHEHDRNLDHLNKMIGISNFQWVVSNYDAESLAVLKSGTKAMKNFTIIERGGVKVGVVGSNTPETIEQVFPGNLDYKTSAGEKKTITINPGVSGVNKAITEAKAAGAEIVIALLHQGWLQNADGTAKGQLNELAAQIKGAAAIYGGHSHQTFASVTPGTIRTTPVVLGQTRNAGVEYTRTQICIKREKVVGQSIQHVLKAAAPTINTGVVSTVTTQDVAAAAMVKSYKDQLTAKLDVKIGTVSGVFPRGGSPAVERSGETPMGNYIADLMRAKYKTDFAVQNGGGIRDTFPAKTYIPANTSLVRTGTGALDVTLGDAFTVFPFGNQIATSVVTGENLWKALENGVGGNYPGDGRFPQISGFKFSFDSTKPAGSRIVEVTKLDGTAIPKDGKQYTITTLDFVIYGGDGYVNVFSPDQAKVQGALLDLFVDALKADLAAGKVTQVPAADGRIKKVA, encoded by the coding sequence ATGAAACCCTCAACCATATTTAAGTCTGCTTTTTCATTTCTTCTCGCAAGCGCGTTAGTCGCGGCAACTGGGCTTGCGATGGCTCCAAGCGCGCATTCCGCTACATATTCGCTTCCAAATTCACCAACAGCGGTGACTTCATATCTTGGATCTAGCGGAGTCGTCGTTCGCTGGACTCCTGGTGCTGATGTTGAGCCTGGAGTAACTGGTTTTGTTGTGTCAGCTGGAGCTGGTTCATGCCCAATATTTGTTCCCGTTAAGGCAAACAATGTTGTGACCATGCCAGTAGTTATCGGTCAACCAGCCGGCACACCTGTTGTGCAGGCAGTCAATGAATATGGTTTTTCACAGCCAAAAGCTTCAACCAAGTCGTACACCGCTGCACAACTTGCGACAGTGGCTTCTCCTACAAACAAAGCCGTGCAAGTCCTTCAGTTAAGTGATCTACACGGAGCCATTGAAGTTGGCACTTCATTCGGGGCGGCACTACTTGCAAGCAATTGGGAAGCTGATCGCAAAGCAAACGTAGCAACCATCGCTCTTTCATCTGGAGACAATATTGGCGCTGCGCCTCCGATTTCCACAGAATTTGAAGAAGTTCCTACCATCGAAACACTTAATGCAATAAAGCTAGATGTTTCAATTCCTGGTAACCATGAACATGATCGCAATTTAGATCACCTCAACAAGATGATTGGCATCTCAAACTTCCAGTGGGTTGTATCTAACTATGACGCAGAATCACTTGCAGTTCTGAAATCTGGCACCAAGGCGATGAAGAACTTCACAATCATCGAACGTGGTGGTGTGAAAGTCGGCGTAGTTGGTTCAAATACTCCTGAAACGATCGAACAGGTATTCCCAGGGAACCTCGATTACAAGACTTCCGCAGGTGAAAAGAAGACCATCACAATTAACCCGGGCGTCTCTGGCGTAAATAAGGCGATTACAGAGGCTAAGGCTGCTGGCGCTGAGATTGTTATTGCTCTCCTTCACCAAGGTTGGCTACAAAATGCTGATGGAACTGCGAAGGGTCAGCTCAATGAGTTGGCTGCGCAAATTAAGGGAGCAGCCGCAATCTACGGTGGACATAGCCACCAGACATTCGCTTCTGTCACTCCTGGAACAATTCGAACAACTCCAGTCGTTCTAGGTCAAACTCGAAATGCGGGTGTTGAGTACACACGCACTCAAATTTGTATCAAGCGAGAAAAGGTAGTTGGCCAATCCATTCAGCATGTATTGAAAGCCGCTGCACCAACCATCAATACAGGCGTGGTTAGCACAGTAACAACTCAGGATGTTGCGGCTGCTGCAATGGTAAAGAGCTACAAGGATCAACTAACAGCAAAGCTTGATGTGAAGATTGGAACTGTCTCAGGTGTCTTCCCACGCGGTGGATCTCCTGCGGTAGAACGATCAGGAGAAACTCCAATGGGTAATTACATTGCAGATCTCATGCGAGCAAAGTACAAGACAGATTTCGCGGTTCAAAATGGTGGTGGAATTCGCGATACCTTCCCTGCAAAGACTTACATTCCTGCAAATACTTCACTTGTGCGCACTGGGACAGGGGCGCTTGATGTGACGTTAGGTGATGCATTCACAGTCTTCCCATTCGGAAATCAGATTGCTACATCAGTAGTAACTGGTGAAAACCTATGGAAGGCGCTTGAAAATGGAGTCGGAGGAAACTACCCAGGTGATGGACGTTTCCCACAGATTTCAGGTTTCAAGTTCAGCTTCGATTCAACAAAGCCGGCTGGTAGCCGAATTGTCGAAGTCACGAAGCTAGATGGAACTGCAATTCCTAAGGATGGAAAGCAATACACAATCACAACGCTCGATTTCGTTATTTATGGCGGAGATGGTTATGTGAATGTGTTCTCACCAGACCAGGCAAAGGTTCAGGGTGCACTCCTTGACCTCTTTGTTGATGCCCTCAAGGCAGATCTCGCTGCTGGAAAAGTAACGCAAGTTCCTGCAGCAGATGGCCGCATTAAGAAGGTTGCTTAA
- a CDS encoding FAD-binding protein has protein sequence MQNWSKNVDFNDRGYLQPESLAELQEVVRSTAKLRARGTAHCFNEIANTSSYAINLSKMPQTIEINPESNSVTVAAGLKYGELAPVLHQQGWALNNLASLPHISIVGSISTGTHGSGIKNQNLANQVLSIDLVTAEGELRHIDRTNPAFNALVVGLGLGGIVYQYELKIEPTFEIRQVIYPEIPLDVLQRGFDQIMGTAYSVSYFTNWDSDQVGNLWCKFRDSEVIPESIGGSAKADKKYHPIPSVDPVACTDQLGEPGYWHERLSHFKLDFTPSVGEEIQTEFFVDRKDAAAAIEAVSKLGAEISPLLWITELRTIAADDLWLTGAYQRDTLAIHFTWKKDDAIYPVIEKVEAALRPFNYRPHWGKVFTADARYLKSVYPKMSEFKALVEALDPTKKFENSFTRRFLA, from the coding sequence ATGCAGAACTGGAGCAAGAACGTTGATTTCAACGATCGAGGTTACTTGCAGCCAGAGTCACTCGCTGAGTTACAAGAGGTAGTGCGCAGTACTGCAAAGTTGCGCGCACGTGGCACTGCCCATTGCTTCAATGAGATTGCGAATACAAGCAGCTACGCAATTAATCTTTCGAAGATGCCTCAGACTATTGAGATTAACCCTGAATCAAACTCGGTCACCGTTGCTGCTGGATTGAAGTACGGCGAACTTGCGCCCGTTCTTCACCAACAAGGATGGGCGCTTAATAATCTCGCATCTCTTCCACACATATCTATTGTTGGCTCGATTTCTACGGGCACTCATGGGTCAGGAATAAAGAATCAGAACTTGGCCAACCAAGTGCTTTCCATAGACCTAGTAACTGCCGAAGGCGAACTTCGCCATATTGATCGTACAAACCCAGCATTTAACGCACTCGTTGTAGGTCTTGGCCTCGGTGGAATTGTTTATCAGTACGAGTTAAAGATTGAACCAACATTTGAAATCCGGCAGGTGATTTATCCAGAGATACCTCTTGATGTTCTGCAACGTGGCTTTGATCAGATTATGGGCACCGCCTACAGCGTCAGCTACTTCACTAATTGGGATAGCGATCAGGTTGGAAATCTCTGGTGCAAATTCCGCGATAGTGAAGTAATTCCAGAAAGCATTGGCGGAAGTGCAAAGGCTGATAAGAAATATCACCCAATCCCTTCTGTTGATCCTGTTGCATGTACCGATCAACTTGGCGAACCTGGTTACTGGCATGAGCGCTTATCTCACTTCAAACTCGATTTCACTCCAAGTGTTGGTGAAGAGATTCAGACAGAGTTCTTTGTCGATCGCAAAGATGCAGCTGCTGCAATTGAGGCCGTAAGTAAGTTAGGTGCAGAAATCTCTCCACTCTTATGGATTACTGAACTTCGCACAATTGCCGCAGATGATCTTTGGCTCACTGGCGCATATCAGCGAGATACCTTGGCAATTCACTTCACTTGGAAGAAAGATGATGCAATTTACCCAGTGATTGAAAAAGTTGAAGCAGCTCTTCGACCATTTAATTACCGTCCTCATTGGGGCAAGGTATTTACAGCCGATGCTCGATATCTAAAGAGCGTCTATCCAAAGATGAGCGAATTCAAAGCCCTCGTCGAAGCGCTTGACCCCACCAAGAAGTTTGAAAATTCATTCACCCGCCGTTTCCTCGCATAA